Proteins encoded in a region of the Mycolicibacterium neoaurum genome:
- the guaA gene encoding glutamine-hydrolyzing GMP synthase produces the protein MESASVRPVLVIDFGAQYAQLIARRVREARVFSEVIPHTATVEEIKARNPQAIVLSGGPASVYAEGAPRLDPALFDLDLPVFGICYGFQAMAQALGGTVAHTGTSEYGRTELKVTGGELHSELPGIQPVWMSHGDAVTEAPEGFDVVAASSGAPVAAFENRARRLAGVQYHPEVLHSPHGQQVLSRFLHEFAGIGASWTPANIADQLVAQVREQVGDGRAICGLSGGVDSAVAAALVQRAIGDRLTCVFVDHGLLRSGERAQVQRDFVAATGAKLVTVDVADRFLEALSGVTNPEGKRKIIGREFIRAFEGAVRDAVDVSGGEVDFLVQGTLYPDVVESGGGSGTANIKSHHNVGGLPDDLKFTLVEPLRLLFKDEVRAVGRELGLPEDIVARQPFPGPGLGIRIVGEVTAERLDTLRRADAIAREELTSAGLDHQIWQCPVVLLADVRSVGVQGDGRTYGHPIVLRPVSSEDAMTADWTRVPYEVLERISTRITNEVPEVNRVVLDVTSKPPGTIEWE, from the coding sequence GTGGAATCAGCCTCAGTACGTCCGGTGCTCGTCATCGACTTCGGTGCGCAGTATGCCCAGCTGATCGCGCGACGGGTTCGCGAGGCGCGGGTGTTCTCCGAGGTGATCCCGCATACCGCGACCGTCGAGGAGATCAAGGCGCGCAACCCGCAGGCGATCGTGCTTTCCGGCGGGCCGGCCAGCGTCTATGCCGAAGGCGCGCCTCGGCTGGACCCCGCGTTGTTCGATCTGGACTTGCCGGTCTTCGGTATCTGCTACGGCTTCCAGGCCATGGCCCAGGCGCTCGGCGGCACGGTGGCACACACCGGCACCAGCGAGTACGGCCGCACGGAGCTCAAAGTCACCGGCGGAGAACTGCATTCCGAACTCCCCGGGATCCAGCCGGTCTGGATGAGCCACGGTGACGCCGTCACCGAGGCGCCGGAGGGATTCGATGTGGTGGCGGCCAGCTCGGGAGCCCCGGTCGCGGCCTTCGAGAACCGGGCACGGCGGCTGGCCGGCGTCCAGTACCACCCCGAGGTGTTGCATTCGCCGCACGGGCAGCAGGTCCTGAGCCGGTTCCTGCACGAGTTCGCCGGAATCGGGGCCAGCTGGACCCCGGCCAACATCGCCGACCAGCTCGTGGCGCAGGTGCGTGAGCAGGTCGGTGACGGCCGCGCCATCTGTGGTCTGTCCGGCGGGGTGGACTCTGCCGTCGCCGCCGCGCTGGTGCAGCGGGCCATCGGTGACCGCTTGACCTGTGTGTTCGTCGACCACGGACTGCTGCGTTCCGGGGAGCGCGCACAGGTGCAGCGCGATTTCGTCGCCGCCACCGGCGCCAAGCTGGTCACCGTCGACGTGGCCGACCGGTTCCTGGAGGCTTTGAGCGGGGTGACCAACCCCGAGGGCAAGCGCAAGATCATCGGCCGGGAGTTCATCCGGGCGTTCGAGGGTGCGGTCCGCGATGCGGTCGACGTGTCCGGCGGCGAGGTCGACTTCCTTGTGCAGGGCACGCTCTATCCCGATGTCGTCGAGTCCGGTGGCGGCTCCGGCACCGCGAACATCAAGAGCCATCACAACGTCGGCGGGCTGCCCGACGATCTGAAGTTCACCCTCGTCGAGCCGTTGCGGCTGCTGTTCAAGGACGAGGTGCGCGCGGTCGGTCGCGAGCTGGGTCTGCCCGAGGACATCGTTGCGCGGCAACCCTTCCCGGGCCCGGGACTCGGAATCCGCATCGTCGGTGAGGTGACCGCCGAGCGGCTGGACACGTTGCGCCGGGCCGATGCCATCGCCCGCGAGGAGCTGACCTCGGCCGGACTGGACCACCAGATCTGGCAGTGCCCGGTGGTGCTGCTCGCCGATGTACGGTCGGTCGGTGTGCAGGGCGACGGACGCACCTACGGTCACCCCATCGTGCTGCGTCCGGTGTCCAGCGAGGACGCCATGACCGCCGATTGGACGCGGGTGCCCTACGAAGTGCTGGAACGTATTTCGACGCGGATCACCAACGAGGTGCCCGAGGTCAACCGGGTGGTGCTCGACGTCACGAGCAAGCCGCCGGGCACCATCGAGTGGGAGTGA